A genomic stretch from Vibrio coralliilyticus includes:
- the bamC gene encoding outer membrane protein assembly factor BamC: MKLSHQLVVSSLAVFVLSACSGDATQRRQAKDDFDYLNTPPLSEWKNIEGVQPRVYTNYQIPQGEFAGGTGRDVDIRPPQQVLELIPGARAERQNGEVTLWLLRKDELDKVWQTALTMLKEQNISIREQTDNRIETDWVSWVSEDEDAEIGSRYEITSLEANNRYGFKISLIDWRKAGKQIPVSATNKERYNALMTNLVTARYDLDIRQEAARRAEELVKQIPISMGTDRSGFPVIIARTPYNVLWPRLPKLLPEMGFTIEERSQSQGTVKAKYAAPDDEFWTEIGVKPIGLSSGTYTFLFGDLGNRTSINVTDSSGKPVEEELLKDMVPVLSAVVDKHAK, encoded by the coding sequence ATGAAATTGTCTCATCAGCTAGTTGTCAGTTCGCTAGCTGTTTTTGTTTTAAGTGCCTGCTCTGGGGACGCAACGCAACGTCGTCAAGCTAAGGACGATTTTGACTATCTCAATACCCCACCACTATCGGAATGGAAGAATATCGAAGGTGTTCAGCCACGTGTTTACACCAACTACCAAATCCCTCAGGGTGAGTTTGCTGGTGGAACTGGCCGTGACGTTGATATCCGCCCACCACAGCAAGTGCTTGAGCTGATTCCTGGCGCACGAGCTGAGCGTCAAAACGGTGAAGTGACTTTATGGCTGTTGCGTAAAGATGAGTTGGATAAAGTATGGCAGACAGCTCTGACTATGCTGAAAGAGCAGAATATTTCAATTCGTGAGCAGACAGATAACCGCATCGAAACCGATTGGGTTAGCTGGGTATCGGAAGATGAAGATGCCGAAATTGGTTCTCGCTACGAAATTACTAGCCTAGAAGCCAATAACCGTTATGGATTTAAGATTTCCTTAATTGACTGGCGTAAAGCGGGCAAACAAATACCAGTGTCAGCTACGAATAAAGAGCGTTATAACGCATTAATGACTAACTTAGTCACTGCGCGTTATGATCTCGATATTCGCCAAGAAGCCGCTCGTCGTGCAGAAGAACTGGTTAAACAGATCCCAATTTCAATGGGGACAGACAGAAGTGGCTTCCCGGTGATCATCGCCCGCACGCCTTACAATGTATTGTGGCCTCGTTTGCCTAAGCTTCTGCCAGAAATGGGGTTCACTATTGAAGAACGTAGTCAGTCGCAAGGTACAGTAAAAGCGAAATATGCGGCTCCAGATGATGAGTTTTGGACAGAAATTGGCGTTAAACCTATTGGTCTGTCTTCAGGGACTTATACTTTCCTATTTGGTGATTTAGGGAACCGCACTTCAATCAACGTTACCGACTCTTCTGGCAAGCCTGTAGAAGAAGAGTTGCTAAAAGATATGGTACCCGTTCTATCAGCAGTAGTGGATAAACACGCGAAGTGA